A stretch of the Dyella telluris genome encodes the following:
- a CDS encoding beta-glucosidase family protein, with amino-acid sequence MKSKAAAVRRAVLAGAIVMGLCMGAGTATAQTLTRPWNDTTLSPDARAKLLLAQLTQDEKFHLLHSYYAGPDRSPNTPFPKGAISSAGYVAPIDRLGIPALEESDAGLGVASSDRMRPGDHATPLPAGPVTAATWDPHVAYRGGAMIGSEAHSKGFNVLLAGGVNLTREPRNGRNFEYAGEDPLLAGTIVGEAIKGIQDQHVISTIKHFALNDQETARTTIDVKIGEQAARESDLLAFELAIEHGKPGSVMCSYNKVNGDWACENDYLMNQVLKRDWKYDGFVMSDWGGVHSSAKAANAGLDQESAGEVFDKEVYFDAPLRTALAKGEVKQSRIDDMVERILRSMFAVGVFQYPAGKAPIDAQANLKVARETLESGAVLLRNEHDLLPLDLGKTQSIAVIGAHADKGVLAGGGSSLVTAMGGNAVPGIAPTTWPGPVMYHPYAPLKALRDAAPKASVQFAEGNDVAAAAALAAKSQVAVVFVQKWQAESVDAADLSLPDNQDALVAAVAKANPRTIVVLENSGPVAMPWLDQVGAVLETWYPGGDGGKAIANLLSGKVNPSGRLPVSWPTDLSQLPRKDLPGATGGTPPESVDYAIEGANVGYRWYQSKGIKPLFPFGFGLSYTQFQHGALKVDASGNQLKATVEVTNAGSRAGADVAQVYVRVPGAKSNRLAGYAKVFLKPGEHRTLSIPLEPRLLADFDVSKHGWVIKGGQYTVTEGRSSEDLGTPVDVQLSAAKL; translated from the coding sequence GGAACGACACCACGCTTTCGCCGGATGCACGGGCGAAGCTGTTGCTTGCGCAACTCACGCAGGACGAAAAATTCCACCTGTTGCACAGCTATTACGCAGGCCCGGATCGTTCGCCCAATACGCCGTTCCCGAAGGGCGCGATTTCATCGGCCGGTTACGTTGCACCGATCGATCGCCTCGGCATTCCCGCACTGGAAGAAAGCGATGCGGGCCTGGGCGTGGCCAGCTCCGATCGCATGCGTCCGGGCGATCATGCCACCCCGTTGCCGGCCGGCCCGGTCACTGCAGCCACCTGGGATCCGCACGTCGCCTATCGCGGTGGCGCCATGATTGGCAGCGAAGCGCACAGCAAGGGCTTCAACGTCTTGCTTGCCGGTGGCGTCAACCTGACGCGCGAGCCGCGCAATGGCCGCAACTTTGAATACGCCGGTGAAGATCCGCTGCTGGCGGGCACCATCGTGGGCGAAGCCATCAAGGGCATCCAGGACCAGCACGTCATCTCCACCATCAAGCACTTCGCGCTGAATGACCAGGAGACGGCACGCACCACCATCGACGTGAAAATCGGCGAGCAGGCCGCGCGCGAATCGGATCTGCTGGCGTTCGAGCTGGCTATCGAGCACGGCAAGCCGGGATCGGTGATGTGCTCGTACAACAAGGTCAATGGCGATTGGGCGTGCGAGAACGACTACCTGATGAACCAGGTGCTGAAGCGCGACTGGAAGTACGACGGCTTCGTGATGTCCGACTGGGGCGGCGTGCACAGCTCGGCCAAGGCCGCCAATGCCGGGCTTGACCAGGAGTCGGCGGGCGAGGTGTTCGACAAGGAGGTCTACTTCGATGCCCCGCTGCGCACGGCGCTGGCCAAGGGTGAAGTGAAGCAGTCGCGCATCGACGACATGGTGGAACGCATCCTGCGCAGCATGTTCGCGGTGGGCGTGTTCCAGTATCCGGCGGGCAAGGCGCCCATCGATGCGCAGGCCAACCTGAAGGTGGCGCGCGAGACGCTGGAATCCGGTGCGGTGCTGTTGCGCAACGAGCATGATCTGCTGCCGCTGGACCTGGGCAAGACGCAGTCCATCGCGGTCATCGGTGCGCATGCCGACAAGGGCGTGCTGGCCGGTGGTGGCTCATCGCTGGTCACCGCCATGGGCGGCAACGCCGTGCCAGGTATCGCGCCCACCACCTGGCCGGGCCCGGTGATGTATCACCCGTACGCTCCGTTGAAGGCGCTGCGCGACGCGGCGCCCAAGGCCAGCGTGCAGTTCGCCGAAGGCAACGACGTGGCCGCTGCCGCTGCGCTGGCTGCGAAGTCGCAGGTGGCCGTGGTGTTCGTGCAGAAGTGGCAGGCCGAGTCGGTGGACGCGGCGGACCTGTCGCTGCCCGACAACCAGGATGCGCTCGTCGCGGCCGTGGCCAAGGCCAATCCGCGGACCATCGTGGTGCTGGAAAACAGCGGCCCGGTGGCGATGCCGTGGCTTGATCAGGTGGGTGCCGTGCTGGAGACGTGGTACCCGGGAGGCGACGGCGGCAAGGCCATCGCAAACCTGCTGTCGGGCAAGGTCAATCCCTCCGGTCGCCTGCCGGTGAGCTGGCCCACGGATCTCTCGCAGCTGCCGCGCAAGGATCTTCCGGGCGCCACCGGTGGCACGCCTCCCGAAAGCGTCGACTACGCCATCGAAGGCGCCAACGTGGGCTATCGCTGGTACCAGTCCAAGGGCATCAAGCCGCTGTTCCCGTTCGGCTTTGGTCTTTCGTACACGCAGTTCCAGCACGGCGCGCTCAAGGTGGATGCCAGCGGCAACCAGCTGAAGGCGACGGTGGAAGTCACCAACGCCGGCTCGCGCGCCGGTGCCGACGTGGCCCAAGTCTACGTGCGAGTGCCCGGGGCGAAGTCCAACCGCCTGGCGGGTTACGCCAAGGTGTTCCTCAAGCCGGGTGAACACCGCACGCTCAGCATTCCCCTCGAACCGCGCCTGCTCGCCGACTTCGACGTCAGCAAGCACGGCTGGGTGATCAAGGGCGGCCAGTACACCGTCACCGAAGGTCGTTCCTCGGAAGACCTTGGCACGCCGGTCGACGTGCAGCTTTCTGCAGCGAAGCTTTGA
- a CDS encoding LysR substrate-binding domain-containing protein, which yields MARISLDLLQQFVQVARLGNLSRAAEQANLTVSALSHQVRQLEQRMERKLFERGPRGVQLTHEGRRLMEAVGHHFEGIDRAMAGFRCRRDDVLTLSAIPGVMSSWLVPRLARLVAAHPELQLNLQSSVELVNFERDPVDAAVRYGRGPWPGLITERLFGEWIAPVASPALLERVGDVDPNDLGQWPLLGDPGDRWRDWFAQTQGEPPSRYVAHFDNTDALQRGALEGMGVALARMVMARPLIEAGLLKVLGNRYQQIPEAYFLVYPEHARDHVGLRTFREWLLGEAGKYAEAMSYATGNNGHTAS from the coding sequence ATGGCACGCATCTCGCTGGATCTCCTCCAACAGTTCGTGCAGGTGGCCCGTCTGGGTAACCTGTCGCGCGCGGCCGAGCAGGCCAACCTCACCGTGAGCGCGCTCAGCCATCAGGTGCGGCAGCTGGAGCAACGCATGGAGCGCAAGCTGTTCGAGCGCGGCCCGCGCGGCGTGCAGCTCACCCATGAAGGTCGACGCCTGATGGAGGCGGTGGGGCATCACTTCGAGGGTATCGACCGCGCCATGGCCGGGTTTCGTTGTCGTCGCGATGACGTACTCACGCTCAGTGCCATTCCGGGCGTGATGTCGAGCTGGCTGGTGCCGCGGCTGGCGCGGTTGGTGGCGGCGCATCCGGAACTGCAGCTCAACCTGCAGTCCAGCGTGGAGCTGGTCAACTTCGAGCGTGATCCGGTGGATGCGGCCGTGCGTTATGGGCGGGGCCCGTGGCCAGGCTTGATCACCGAACGGCTGTTCGGCGAATGGATTGCGCCCGTCGCCTCGCCGGCGCTGCTGGAACGCGTGGGCGACGTGGACCCCAACGATCTGGGCCAGTGGCCCTTGCTGGGTGACCCCGGTGATCGCTGGCGCGACTGGTTCGCGCAAACGCAGGGTGAACCGCCTTCGCGCTACGTCGCCCACTTCGACAACACCGACGCTTTGCAGCGTGGCGCGCTGGAAGGCATGGGCGTGGCTCTTGCACGCATGGTGATGGCGCGTCCGCTGATCGAGGCGGGTCTGCTGAAGGTGCTTGGCAATCGCTACCAGCAGATTCCCGAGGCGTACTTCCTGGTGTATCCCGAGCACGCGCGGGATCACGTCGGCCTGCGCACGTTCCGGGAGTGGCTGCTGGGCGAAGCGGGCAAATATGCCGAGGCGATGTCTTACGCCACCGGCAACAACGGCCACACGGCATCGTAG
- a CDS encoding class I SAM-dependent methyltransferase, which translates to MNSRVFLGLAVALLAACSSNSAPAAAQPQDQPSALVPPTSASDFTASQLDQDIAGDWRSPEHRARDVYRHPKATLQFFGIRPDLTVVEITPGGGWYTEILAPLLRDNGHYIAATAKPAADGEASRDLTGLKAKFSADPAHYGKAQMVEFDPKAPSFGAPNSADMVLTFRNVHNWVEADTAPAMFKAFYSVLRPGGVLGVEDHRAADTASLDAVKESGYLPTNVVIKLATDAGFQLQESSEINANPKDTKDYPKGVWTLPPTLTLGDQDRAKYLAIGESDRMTLRFVKPATSATPSHH; encoded by the coding sequence ATGAACAGCCGTGTGTTCCTGGGACTGGCAGTGGCCCTGCTGGCGGCCTGCAGCAGCAACTCCGCGCCCGCCGCCGCGCAACCGCAGGACCAGCCGTCCGCGCTGGTGCCGCCGACCAGCGCCAGCGACTTCACCGCGTCACAGCTCGACCAGGACATTGCCGGTGACTGGCGTTCGCCGGAACACAGGGCGCGCGACGTGTATCGCCACCCCAAGGCGACGTTGCAGTTTTTCGGCATCCGCCCCGACCTTACCGTGGTCGAGATCACCCCTGGTGGCGGCTGGTACACGGAGATCCTCGCGCCGCTGTTGCGCGACAACGGCCACTACATCGCTGCCACGGCCAAGCCCGCTGCCGATGGCGAGGCCAGTCGCGATCTCACCGGGCTCAAGGCCAAGTTCAGTGCCGACCCTGCCCATTACGGCAAGGCGCAGATGGTGGAGTTCGATCCCAAGGCCCCGTCATTCGGCGCGCCCAATTCGGCCGACATGGTGCTGACCTTCCGCAACGTGCATAACTGGGTGGAAGCCGATACTGCGCCGGCCATGTTCAAGGCGTTCTACTCCGTGCTGCGACCCGGTGGCGTGCTGGGTGTGGAAGACCACCGCGCGGCCGACACCGCCAGCCTGGATGCCGTGAAGGAAAGCGGCTACCTGCCGACCAACGTGGTGATCAAGCTCGCCACCGATGCGGGATTCCAGTTGCAGGAGTCCAGCGAGATCAACGCCAATCCCAAGGACACCAAGGATTACCCCAAGGGCGTGTGGACCTTGCCGCCCACCTTGACCCTCGGTGACCAGGATCGCGCCAAGTACCTTGCCATCGGCGAATCCGATCGCATGACGCTGCGCTTCGTGAAGCCGGCCACGTCGGCCACGCCGTCGCATCATTGA